The genomic segment TCAGCTGATCCTGAGTAGAAGAGAAGGAAAGCTCTGTCGCTTGACGTGCTCAGACCGTAGTCGGGAGTGAGCTTGAGCATGAGTTGCCCGCCAATGCTCGCGAACAAGCTGTCCACTTGCGGCGATCCAACGCTTGCTGGGGAAGAGGCAATCTCGTTTTCGGCGGGCATGTACGGTTTAGCAAACGTAACGATCACGACGCCTTGCTCATAGTCGACTCCGGCCTCCAATGCGTACACCCCGGAAGGGACGGCCAATCCCATGCACATAGCTACAAGACCAGCAATACCGGAACGCATTTGTTACCTCCTCGGCTGCTGTGCTACACTAGGACAATCTATCGAAGGGGAGGGGAGTGCCTTGTGAGGTTTCTTGCCATCGCTCGTATCCCCTTTGTGCGGCAGGAGGTACTCTAACATGAATCGACGCGCCCTCACAGCCATGATAGGCATTGGGCTGATGACCGTGCCTCTCCTCTCGCTCGCCCAGCTCCCTGCAGATCTCTATTTGGCGACGACCGCTCCGGACGCGCTGATCTTGGGAGCATCAACTTTCCATCGGACGGCATACGGATTCGCGCAGGGGGACTTCAACGGTGATGGCAAGCCAGACCTTGCCGTGCTTTCCGATGGGGAGGACTCAGCTGACGGGTACGCGTTCGTCTCTGTTCTGTGGGGGCCGCCACCCCTTCAAACCACGACAGATCTCCTCACCTACGCCAACGTTTCGATTGTGAAAGCCCCACCCGGTGAACTCGGGTCGTTGTCACGACTGGTGGCCGGAGACTTCAACGGAGATGCAGTCGACGACATCGCTTTCAGCGCCCCTTGTCACTATTCGAACGGTAACTGCGATGGAACCGTCTATGTCGTGTTTGGCACGGTGTTGTTTCCCGACACGTTGGATCTGATCAGCGGCACTTCCCCCGGCTCTATGGTCCTGAGGGGAAGGACTGGTATCGGTGGCGCGCTGGGGATGATGCTTGACAGTGGGGACATTAACCGCGATGGGCTGGACGACCTCCTGATTTCGGCGCCTCTTGGCATTCCTCCCACAAGCGAGGTCTACATGCTCTGGGGTGCGACAGTGTTGCCTGATCAGATCTCGATGAACGACGCGGCGCCGGGTGTTACGCGTTTCATCGATTCAAGGACGTATCAGTCCTCGGGAAGAGGACTTGCGTGGGGCGATGTGGATGGTGACAAGTGGCCAGATCTAGTCATCGGTTCTCCCGGCGAGGGCCAGGACAACGGCGAAGTAACGATTCTTTTCGGAGGTGACGAATTCCCTGACTCGCTGCTGCTGGCAACCCAACCCCCGGGCTCAAAGCGTTTTCGCGGCGCTGGACTGCACGACCAGGCTGGTTACCGGGTGGCAGTTGTCGACATGAACGGAGACGGTTGTGGTGAACTCGTGGTGTCTTCATACAGGGCACAACCGAATGGTTGCGACGCATGCGGTGAAGTCGAAATAGTGCGCGGTGGGGCATCTCTTCCTGCGACCGCTGTTCTTGCACCATCGGAACTACCTATGCTGCGGCTGCTGGGTGACCCGACCATCAGCGTGGGCGCTCTGGGAGTGGAGCTTTCGACAGGCGACGTGAATGCCGATGGCTTTGGAGACGTCATGCTAACCACCAAGTCGGACCTTCTCAATCCGAGCAATGTGGGATATGTGAGCGTTGTTTATGGAACGTTCACCTTGCCCGATTCCATCCACGTGGGTTCTGGTCCGGGCGTTACACGCATCCATGGTGTCGGGCATGATGACCGCTTTGGCATGGGGCTCGCCGCATTCGACATGAATGGGGACGGAGTCGATGACTTGCTGCTCGGTGCTCCGTACGCCAGTCCGCTTGGGCGGTATCAGGCGGGCACTGCGTCTATTGTGTATGGGCAAGCGTGGAGTACGGGTGTTGCTTCTACCCCGGCGCTAAGGCTTCTTCCTAACAGGCCGAATCCGTTCAGCATTGAGACAACGATTGGGGTAACGCTACCTAATCAGTCGGAAATCGATGTTGCCATCTTTGACGCGCAGGGGCGGCTGGTTCGGCACGTTGCGGATGGCGTTGCCAAGATGGGCGAACACGCGTTTCGCTGGGATGGTCGTGATGAGCAGGGGCGATTGGTCGCGAGTGGCGTCTACTTCTGCAGGGTAAAGGCAAGCCAGCAGACAGCCGTAAGCAAATTGGTGCTCGTCCGCTAGCGCGGGCCACTCCCCTCTGGTCAATATTCTCCTTTCGAGACGAAACGGGCCGCGTCACACCGACGCGGCCTGTCTTGTTTCTTACGAGCAGCAACGACTAGCGGTACATCGCCTTGAGCCTTCCCCAGGTCGTCTGTTGGGTGGGGACGATGCACTGCGGCGCACAGTAGGCATCGGGGTTGACGTAGAGGGGGCCACGGGTGGGTGTCTGTTCGAGATCGAAGGTGCAGGTCTGCACGATAATGGCACCCAGCCACTCAAACTTCGGGTGTGCGACCAGTCCGCGTGATTCGTAGGGAGACCGGGACCTGCCGATTTCAACCCATCGAGTTTCCCTTCCGCAATGCTTTGTGGAAGATTCACCGCGCCCCAGAAAATGTGCAGAAACGCTTTCAGGTCCGGAGGGAACTGCTCGATGCTTGGCCAGCGGGTACCCGGACGATCGAATTCGACGGCCGGGATGACA from the Candidatus Krumholzibacteriia bacterium genome contains:
- a CDS encoding T9SS type A sorting domain-containing protein, with amino-acid sequence MNRRALTAMIGIGLMTVPLLSLAQLPADLYLATTAPDALILGASTFHRTAYGFAQGDFNGDGKPDLAVLSDGEDSADGYAFVSVLWGPPPLQTTTDLLTYANVSIVKAPPGELGSLSRLVAGDFNGDAVDDIAFSAPCHYSNGNCDGTVYVVFGTVLFPDTLDLISGTSPGSMVLRGRTGIGGALGMMLDSGDINRDGLDDLLISAPLGIPPTSEVYMLWGATVLPDQISMNDAAPGVTRFIDSRTYQSSGRGLAWGDVDGDKWPDLVIGSPGEGQDNGEVTILFGGDEFPDSLLLATQPPGSKRFRGAGLHDQAGYRVAVVDMNGDGCGELVVSSYRAQPNGCDACGEVEIVRGGASLPATAVLAPSELPMLRLLGDPTISVGALGVELSTGDVNADGFGDVMLTTKSDLLNPSNVGYVSVVYGTFTLPDSIHVGSGPGVTRIHGVGHDDRFGMGLAAFDMNGDGVDDLLLGAPYASPLGRYQAGTASIVYGQAWSTGVASTPALRLLPNRPNPFSIETTIGVTLPNQSEIDVAIFDAQGRLVRHVADGVAKMGEHAFRWDGRDEQGRLVASGVYFCRVKASQQTAVSKLVLVR